The following are from one region of the Stigmatella ashevillena genome:
- a CDS encoding carbohydrate ABC transporter permease, with product MSKLKQRRRTFDTLRAIASWLVALIVFFPILWMVLTSFKTELGAFAMPPEFFFKPTLENYREIMDRSDYMHFAWNSLLTSGGSTLLGMLVAVPAAYGFAFHPTLRTRGTLMWMLSTKMLPGVGVLVPIYLIARNLGLLDSRILLVVIFALINLPIMVWMIYTYFRDIPRDILEAARMDGATTLQEIRRVLLPVSRGGLASTALLSLILSWNEAFWSLNLTTTNAAPLSALVASFASPEGLFWAKLSAVSTLACAPILVLGWGSQKQLVRGLTFGAVK from the coding sequence ATGTCCAAGCTGAAACAACGCCGCCGGACCTTCGACACCTTGCGCGCGATTGCCTCCTGGCTCGTCGCGTTGATCGTCTTCTTCCCCATCCTGTGGATGGTGCTCACCAGCTTCAAGACCGAGCTGGGCGCCTTCGCCATGCCCCCGGAGTTCTTCTTCAAGCCGACGCTGGAGAACTACCGGGAGATCATGGACCGCAGCGACTACATGCACTTCGCCTGGAACTCGCTCTTGACCAGCGGCGGCTCCACGCTGCTCGGCATGCTGGTGGCGGTGCCGGCCGCCTACGGGTTCGCCTTCCACCCCACGCTGCGCACGCGCGGCACCCTGATGTGGATGCTCTCCACCAAGATGCTGCCCGGCGTGGGCGTGCTGGTGCCCATCTACCTCATCGCCCGGAACCTCGGCCTGCTCGACTCGCGCATCCTGCTCGTGGTCATCTTCGCGCTGATCAACCTGCCCATCATGGTGTGGATGATCTACACCTACTTCCGCGACATCCCGCGCGACATCCTCGAGGCCGCGCGCATGGACGGTGCCACCACCCTCCAGGAGATCCGCCGCGTGCTGCTCCCCGTCAGCCGGGGCGGGCTGGCCTCCACCGCGCTGCTCTCCCTCATCCTGAGCTGGAACGAAGCGTTCTGGTCGCTGAACCTCACCACCACGAACGCCGCGCCCCTGAGTGCCCTGGTCGCCTCGTTCGCGAGCCCAGAAGGTCTCTTCTGGGCCAAGCTCTCGGCCGTCTCCACCCTCGCCTGCGCGCCCATCCTGGTGCTCGGCTGGGGCTCACAGAAACAGCTTGTCCGCGGCCTTACTTTCGGCGCCGTTAAATAA
- a CDS encoding carbohydrate ABC transporter permease, which yields MRASRPTSRTGRLMVSPAVLMLFVWMIVPLAMTVYFSTQYYNLLYPGKTSFVGLENFAYFFTYPSFFTSVINTLLLVGSVLAITVVFGVLISVLVDAPFPGQGIVRMLLISPFFIMPTVSALVWKNLLMNPVSGFFAWLSVSLGMTPVNWFSDWPLLSIILIVAWEWLPFAILIFITSLQSMNQEQKDAAQMDGANAFAVFRYLTLPHLARPIAVVVMVESIFLLNIFAEIFTTTSGGPGDATTNLPFLIFTQALLEFDVGAASAGGLVAVVLANIVAYFLIRLIGKSLTEA from the coding sequence ATGCGCGCCTCTCGCCCCACCTCCCGTACCGGACGCCTCATGGTCTCGCCGGCCGTCCTGATGCTGTTCGTCTGGATGATCGTCCCGCTGGCCATGACGGTGTACTTCTCGACGCAGTACTACAACCTCCTCTACCCCGGTAAGACGTCCTTCGTCGGGCTGGAGAACTTCGCCTACTTCTTCACCTACCCGAGCTTCTTCACCAGCGTGATCAACACGCTGCTGCTCGTGGGCAGCGTGCTCGCCATCACCGTCGTGTTCGGCGTGCTCATCAGCGTGCTGGTGGACGCGCCGTTCCCGGGCCAGGGCATCGTGCGCATGCTGCTCATCTCCCCGTTCTTCATCATGCCCACGGTGAGCGCCCTGGTCTGGAAGAACCTGCTGATGAACCCGGTGTCAGGGTTCTTTGCCTGGCTGTCGGTCTCGCTGGGGATGACGCCGGTCAACTGGTTCTCGGACTGGCCCCTGCTGTCCATCATCCTGATCGTCGCCTGGGAGTGGCTGCCGTTCGCCATCCTGATCTTCATCACCTCCCTCCAGTCGATGAACCAGGAGCAGAAGGACGCGGCCCAGATGGATGGCGCCAACGCGTTCGCCGTCTTCCGCTACCTGACCCTGCCCCACCTGGCCCGCCCCATCGCGGTGGTGGTGATGGTGGAATCCATCTTCCTGCTCAACATCTTCGCCGAGATCTTCACCACCACCAGCGGCGGCCCCGGCGACGCCACGACCAACCTGCCCTTCCTCATCTTCACCCAGGCCCTGCTCGAGTTCGACGTGGGCGCGGCTTCCGCCGGCGGTCTGGTCGCCGTGGTGCTGGCGAACATCGTCGCCTACTTCCTCATCCGCCTCATCGGCAAGTCGCTCACCGAAGCCTAG
- a CDS encoding ABC transporter ATP-binding protein, translating into MATLDIRSLTKSFGDTRVIKGVDLRVEDHEFCVFLGPSGCGKSTLLRLIAGLEEATAGEILLDGKPITDLPPARRNLAMVFQSYALYPHMTVRQNMSFALDLAKVEPSVIEEKVRRTARILELEPLLDRKPAALSGGQRQRVAIGRAIVREPRIFLFDEPLSNLDASLRAQMRLEIARLHQEFKATMIYVTHDQVEAMTLADKVVLFNGGNIEQRGSPQELYHRPVNRFVAGFLGTPQMAFLEATQQGDSLALANGKAIAAPTELKRQEQGRGVTIGVRPEQLTLAEAGQGTLDGRIEVIERLGSDAYVYLTIPNLGRLTVRCPGDLAATEGSTAAVVIKSNGYHVFDADGVALFHPQPS; encoded by the coding sequence ATGGCAACACTCGACATTCGTTCCCTGACCAAATCCTTCGGAGACACCCGCGTCATCAAAGGCGTGGATCTGCGCGTCGAGGATCACGAGTTCTGCGTCTTCCTGGGGCCCTCGGGGTGTGGCAAATCCACGCTGCTGCGGCTGATCGCCGGCCTGGAAGAGGCCACCGCCGGTGAGATCCTCCTGGATGGCAAGCCCATCACGGACCTGCCCCCGGCCCGGCGCAACCTGGCGATGGTGTTCCAGTCCTACGCGCTCTATCCGCACATGACCGTCCGGCAGAACATGTCCTTCGCGCTGGATCTGGCCAAGGTCGAGCCCAGCGTCATCGAGGAGAAGGTGCGGCGCACCGCGCGAATCCTGGAGCTGGAGCCCCTGCTCGACCGCAAGCCCGCGGCGCTCTCGGGCGGCCAGCGTCAGCGCGTCGCCATTGGCCGCGCCATCGTCCGCGAGCCGCGCATTTTCCTGTTCGACGAGCCGCTCTCCAACCTGGATGCCTCCTTGCGCGCGCAGATGCGGCTAGAGATCGCCCGCCTGCATCAGGAGTTCAAGGCGACGATGATCTACGTCACCCACGACCAAGTCGAGGCCATGACCCTGGCCGACAAGGTGGTCCTCTTCAATGGGGGCAACATCGAGCAACGGGGCTCGCCCCAGGAACTCTATCACCGCCCCGTCAACCGCTTCGTCGCCGGATTCCTCGGCACGCCGCAGATGGCCTTCCTGGAGGCCACCCAGCAAGGCGACTCACTGGCCCTCGCGAACGGAAAGGCCATTGCCGCGCCCACGGAGCTCAAGCGCCAGGAACAGGGCCGCGGCGTGACGATTGGCGTCCGTCCCGAGCAGCTCACGCTGGCCGAGGCCGGGCAGGGCACCCTGGACGGCCGCATCGAGGTCATCGAGCGGCTGGGCAGCGACGCCTACGTCTACCTCACCATCCCCAACCTGGGCCGACTCACCGTCCGGTGCCCTGGTGACCTGGCCGCCACAGAGG